One part of the Terrimicrobium sacchariphilum genome encodes these proteins:
- a CDS encoding methyltransferase, TIGR04325 family — MALRDIPSFREYLWKVYSALRGTADEPEPAAAAIEPPVFSGDYPSWDVAAAECGGYDADQIFIKIKEAAIAVRDGFAAFERDSVLFEKPEYRWETLAALLWQAARDRGELRVLDFGGSLGSVYFQSRVYLTGLPRLLWGVVEQPHYVDFGNRELSSEALRFFREIDQGIEEVRPNAAFFGASLQYVDSPFDILDSFLSRRVSSVIFDKLALIDQPEDRLTIQRVPKNVYEASYPAWFFSECRFLKYVKSAGYSCVSEWRNVDHYLLEGGQTIFKGYHFVRRD, encoded by the coding sequence CGAGGTACTGCGGATGAGCCCGAACCGGCTGCGGCGGCGATCGAGCCGCCGGTTTTTTCCGGAGACTACCCGTCCTGGGACGTCGCTGCCGCGGAGTGCGGAGGCTACGATGCAGACCAGATTTTTATCAAAATCAAGGAGGCAGCAATTGCGGTGCGGGATGGGTTTGCTGCGTTTGAGCGGGATTCGGTGCTTTTCGAAAAACCGGAATATCGATGGGAAACTCTCGCGGCGCTGCTCTGGCAGGCGGCGCGAGATCGAGGGGAGCTGCGGGTGTTGGATTTTGGCGGTTCGCTCGGCAGTGTCTACTTTCAGTCACGTGTTTATCTGACAGGTCTTCCCCGCCTCCTCTGGGGGGTCGTGGAGCAACCGCATTACGTGGATTTCGGAAACCGTGAGCTGTCTTCCGAAGCCCTGCGGTTTTTTCGGGAGATCGATCAGGGCATAGAGGAGGTCAGGCCCAATGCTGCGTTTTTTGGTGCCTCGCTACAGTACGTCGACTCTCCTTTTGATATCCTTGATAGCTTTTTATCCCGGCGGGTATCGTCTGTTATTTTCGACAAACTGGCCTTGATCGATCAACCCGAAGATCGGTTGACTATTCAGCGTGTTCCGAAGAATGTTTACGAGGCGTCTTACCCTGCCTGGTTCTTTTCGGAGTGTCGCTTCCTGAAGTATGTGAAAAGTGCGGGGTACTCCTGTGTCTCGGAATGGAGGAACGTTGATCACTATCTGCTAGAAGGCGGACAAACCATCTTCAAGGGATATCACTTTGTCAGGCGCGATTAG